DNA sequence from the Lysinibacillus sp. OF-1 genome:
AGGGTCAGGAGGACCATTCATCCTAATAGCAATTCAAATTGTTTCATTATTAGAAGATCGTGCTGGAAATGTATTTAAAATGTATTACCTAGAAGATAAAGATCCTACTCCCTATGAAATTACTATAGCAAGAATGGTGCAACTGGGAATAAAGGCAGTACAATGCTAATGTAACGGAATTTATTTATATTTAAAATCCCTTTTTATATTTTTCATTGATTAATTGAAAATTTTCAAAAATATACTACCTTTCCAGCAAAATTTTTATTCTAGTCTAATTCATTTGTATCTGATCATCACGTTCTTTCAACCAGTTATACTATGGTACTAGACGTCCTCTGAGTGTTTCGTTCACTACAGAGGGTAGTGCTCAATAGTCTTACTATAAGCCCCTACAAATACAGCTTTTAATGTACTAGCAACTGTCAGTACAGCTTCTTTAATATCCAATGCAATTTTGAATAGGACGTTTTTAGCTTTAATGAAGTCAGTTATACTTTGAATTTGAGTAGCTAAAACAACTTTGTTTAATTCATCTTTCAAGTTATCCGCTAATGGCAGCGAGTATATGAAATCAAACAGCATTTGCTGATACTCATTCATGTACTCTTTTTTCTTTTCAACTTGCAAAGCTAATTCATTTTTTAATTGGAGAACAATCCGCGCCGTTACTAGCTTCATCGAATGTCTCTCGATGTTTCACTGTAGGGTAAAATGCGATAAATGCTAGCTTCTTTGATACCGTTAAGCTTGGTTTGCTTCAGTTTTCAATGATGTTTATGCTAACCAATTTCTTAATTGCCCGCATTACCGTACTTCAAGATGTTCCAGTTTGTTCGGCTATCGTTTTAGCTTTTAAGTGACAAGTACCTGGATATGCTAAAGATCTGTTAGTTAAAGTGAAAACGATGGCTCGCTCTGATTCTGTTAAATCATAATAATGTGATGCCATATGGTCTTCTACACTCTTATCCATATCTGCTACTGAATCAAATATTGTATATTGTGCTAAGTATTCGAATGCCATTTGTATTTCACCTCTTCCCTATGAATAAACAAATTATTAAATTTCGTTATTTATTGATTTTAGTATAAATTATTAAATTCATAGGTTTGTGTATAATGGGATTTAAAGAGGATTTAATTAAAGAGATGAAATCATGGAACTAACAGTAAAATTAAAAGAAATGTTAAACGAACAAGGAATGTCACAAGCGGAATTAGCAGAAAAGACAGGATTAACACGTCCAGTGATTAGCAAACTTGCAACTAATAGAAGAACCTCGATTAATCGTGAACACATCACTAAAGTTCTACAAGCTCTAGAAATTACAGATATGAACGAGATGTTTGAGATTAAGTAACAGATAACTAAATAAAGTTGTCTGTTTTTTTGCATGTACTTCATTACTAAATTCCCTAAAACGGAAATACAGAGGGAATAATTATTTATGTCAAGTAAATTATTAACATTTATTGCACTACTATCTGTACTTACTTTAGCGGCATGCGGCAGTAATAGCAACGAAGCTTCAATTATATTATTTCAATAAATAGTCACTACCACGAGGGGCTTTTTTTATTAAATATACACGATATTTATTATGGTAAATAAGTATCATATTGGTTAAAGTTGTTTTTATAGGTTATTTATAATAGCCTTGTTAATTTAAAGGAGGATACATAAGTGGTTAATTTATTTAAGAAAGGTTTTATTTTTCTATCATTAATTATGTTAGCGTTAGTAAATTTTAATGTTGAAAATGCACAGGCTGAGGATGTATATTCAGAAAACTTAATTCCAAAAATGAATTCAAATGAATCAGAATTTGGTAAAGCTTCATCTTCGAGTAACTATATTAGTACACCAAGTTGGCTAGCATTCGATGGTGAACTAAGTTATTATAAGACGGATTACACTGCTTGGGCAACTACCGAAGAAACAGGTTGGTTAGCCTACGAATTTACTACTCCAAAAGCAATAAGTAAATACGTAATGCATAATAATGGTACCTCTCCAACATTATTCCCAAACACATGGACTTTTGAAGCTTGGAATGGTTCGGAATGGATAGTATTAGATTCTCAAAATAATGTTACAAAAGAGGATTGGGTGAAGAACTCCGAACAAAGCTTTACCTTTGATAACAATACTTATTATAACAAGTATAGAATAAATATCAGCAAGGCTAACGGGGCATCTGGTACTGTCAGAGCTGGAATATGCGAACTTCAAATGATGGAAAAGATTTCAAACCCATCTGAACCTAACACTCAATCCATCACATTAGACAGAAATTTATTAGAACTTCTAGAAGGTAGTCAAGATAAGTTAATAGCAACGGTTACACCTGATACAGTAAAAGTAATTTGGTTATCAAGTGATGAATCAATTGCTACTGTAGATCAGGATGGTAATGTCACGGCCCTTCACGAAGGCGAAGCAATAATTACTGCCAAAATTAAAGGTACTGATAGTGCAGCCACTAGTACAGTAATTGTTAAGAAACCAAACAATGAATTTTCAAATGCTATTTTAAGCATTACATTAGTAAACGGTATAACAAAAGAATATGATGTAACGAATACAGTTTTAAACAATTATTTAAATTGGTTTAAAAGTGCACAAGGTACATCAACGTTCAAATTTTCTAAAACAATTTCACCTTATAAAAAGGTAACAGAATATGTTGTACATGATAAAATTGCTTCATTTGAAATAAGAGAATATTAAATTTAAAAATGATCAGGTACTCAATTGAGCGCCTGATCTTTATTTTGGTGACTGATTAATAAATTTTCTACCTGAGTTTTTAGTGCCATATTAGCATACCTAAGGACCACATCATTGCCTGCCATAGCTACATGCACAACAATAAAATATTCGTCTACCCTTTCCATTAAATTGATTACTAACTTTTATTTATATATACAAACCATGTCGAAATCCCTAAAATGGGAAATAGTAGATAGATATATTGAGGTGAAAATTAATGAATAATTGCCCTAATTGTTTAGCCAATAATTCTTTTACGAAAGTATACGAAGATGGTTTAGTATTAATAAGGTGTGAATACTGTAATACAGTTATAGAAGATAAAACAATACCAAAAGAGATTGTTAAGTCAGAAGTCCAGGATGAATTTGAAAATGAATATGGAGGTAATGTTAATGAGGGAAATACTCATATTCACGGATGCTTATTTTTGGTACTCTTGGCCATAGGTGTATTTTTTTACATTATTTCTATGGATAACTTGGAAATTATACACTGGATTATTATCTTTATGATTGGAATAGTAATTCTTCCTTTCGTTATATTGTTTTTCTTTTTTGACCAATAATTTGTGGAAATAAAAAAAGCCCATTACCGATTAAGGTAATGGGCAATTACTTGCATTATCAAATTGTTTTAGCCATGGTTATATTCGTAATTTCATAACCCATTTTTTCATATAATCCACGTGCTATTTTATTATGACCAAAAACGTTTAAACCAATTTTATTCATACCTAACTCTTTAGCAATAATTTCAGCTTCTTTCATTGCTTTCTTGCCATACCCTTGCCCTTGATATTGTTCAAAAATCACAAAATCATAAATAAAACCTTCATTAGGATTTTTAGGGGCTTTTTGCGAAATCCAAATCATTCCAACTAAAATATCGCCATGAAAGATAGACAATAAATGATTATTTTCGGTCTTCTCACCATTTGGTAGTAGTCGTTCAAATGATTCCCTCGACAAGTTAATCGCTTCATCTTCACTCCAATTTCCGGAAGCGATTTTGTCTTTTGCATAGTCTTCAATTGCATAACTAATATATTGTTTGAACTCTTCTTGGTTCATAGGTTTTAATGAAATCACTTTATTTCCCTCCTAATCTATCTTTTAATCTTAACACTTTTTCAAAATTTCTCATAATTACACTTAAAATTAGTTTTTTAATTATTAAATGCTACGCTGTGCAATAATAATTTTCAAACCTTCAAAATCACCATTTGTCATAGTGCCATTATCGAATTTTTCCAACCATGACCTATCCATCAATCCTTTACCGACTGCTTGTTGAATATAATCACGTACAGCAGCTTTTGCAGTTGTCCTTGTGAATTTCATTGTGTCATCATTCTTTGCAATTGGTTTAGTTGTATTGCCTTCCACAATTAATTGCACTTGGTATTTACTATTAGTCGGAATAATCACTTGTCCTTCAATTTTGTATCCCTTTGGCATAATCCAATTTGGCTTAACCTCAAAATGGGGACGATCAATATTACCTGTCCAATCTCCACCCCATGTAATACCTAGCTGACGTGCAATAGCACCGGGTTGCCACATCATATAAAGACTGTGGAGGACCAACAGCGATATCCCATGCTAATCGTGACTTATGATTGCTGTCTAGTGTCCAAGTAACAATTTGTCCTGGTCGAGTTCTTCCTTGTTCATAAAGGTACTTCTGTCGTTCTTGTGAGCGATATGTTTCAGTAATAAAGATGTTCTTAATACCTGCTTTAAAGCACTCTTGGAATAACAATCTACATGCTGTTTGTGCAGCTGGCAATAGTTCCAAGATCTCCCCGCATGTTGTAGTAATGCTTGTCATTTTACATCACCCTTAGGCTTGTCATCATTCAATGCCTACTTGCTGTCCGAAGTGCCTTTTGTAGTCGGGTCGATAATAATACCAAGCAAGCCTAAAATATTTAATACAGTCTCTGAAATGGCTGTGATTTGTACATTGTAAATCGTAATATCGACATTAAAAATGCCCGCTGTTTGATTAGCGAGTACAATAGTAATACAATTTATGACACCCCAAATTACTTATATTGCAAACGTGATTTCCAGTTAATTCCCATGTATAATTCCCTCCATTTTATCTAAACGTTTATGTGCTTGTTTACTTGATTCCTCTACAAGAATCACACGCTCTGATAACCCTGTAACACGCATTTCTTGCGCTTTAATATCAATATTTATCCCAGCATTAATATTGTCTAATTTTGTGCGTATTACAGCTGAATCAGATGCATCATTTTTTACATCCTTGTCTCGATTGCAATTGTAAGTAAGTACTCCAATAAAAGCTCCTAATACTATACATAAAATTCCGATTAAAGCTACTGTTTGACTGTCCATGTCAATACCTCACAAATAGAAATAGCACTGCTCAGCACAGTGCATTACTTAGGTCTTGTTATATAAAAAGAACCCTACACAGATGATTGTGGTAGTCAAAGGAAAAAGGACACATCATAATGACGTGTCCCCTAACCATTTAATAAAAAAATAATAAATTTATGGTGCAGCTTGAACTGTTACGCTTAAAACGTTTGTAGGGTCAGAAGGTAAACGCACTTCGACTATTTGTCCTATTTGTGTCCCCCACATAATTGTTCCATCAACAAAAGTAGTAACTAATGTCCAATTAGAAATTGGTGTAATACCATCTGATTGTAAATGACGTATTTCAATTTGCGTGGATGACGGTAACCCTACAACTTTACTGTTTGGGTTTGCATAAGCAGCACCTATTGTTATTATGCCATTCTCGTCTTATTCATGTACATGCTTTATAACGAGCCTTCACCACACAGGCGACTTTCATCGCATACGGCGATCCGTCAGCAGTAAATCTAGTACTTATTTCCCCGTCAACATTGTAATTTTATTTCTAAATTAATTCAATAGAATTTTGACAAGGTAAAGAAATCTTAACCTTCCATAGACCTTATCATTTTTAGACAATAAAAATAACGCTAGCTAATGCTGCGTTTACTGTTCACCTGATTCTATAATTGCTTGTTTATATTATCATTCCTTACGCCACACACATGCTACAACTTTAATCGAAAACGGTACACCTGTTAAAAAAGTACAAAAAGATAGGACATAGTCGAGCTGCCGTAACAGAAGATCGCTATGTCCACCTCACTGAAAAAATGGCCAGAGATGCTGCTAACATCTTTGACTCATTCGTTCAATATATATAAGAATTACTAACGTATTTTTTATGGTGGGAAACACCACAAAACACTTATTTCAAACCCCTATAAACGCTGTTATATCAACGTTACTTCGAATCATCCATCTTCAGCACAGCCATGAATGCCTCTTGAGGGACTTCGACGGAGCCTACTTGTTTCATACGTTTTTTACCTTCTTTTTGTTTATCAAGAAGTTTGCGCTTACGAGAAATATCCCCACCGTAACATTTCGCTAAAACGTTTTTACGGATGGCTTTAATTGTTGAACGTGCCACAATTTTTTGACCAACTGCTGCTTGAATTGGTACTTCAAATTGTTGGCGTGGAATTAATTCTTTTAATTTTTCTACGATGATTTTGCCTCGATCATAGGCAAAGTCACGGTGTACGATAAAGCTTAGTGCATCGACCTGCTCACCATTTAGTAAAATATCCATTTTCACTAATTTCGATGGCTGGTAACCGATAAGTTCATAGTCGAAGGATGCATAGCCCTTCGTATTTGATTTTAAATAGTCAAAGAAATCATAGACAATTTCGGATAAAGGCATTTCATAAATAATGCTTACACGGGATGTATCAATATAATCCATCGTCATGAAATTACCACGCTTCAATTGACAAAGCTCCATAACCGCTCCCACATAATCATTTGGCACCATAATGGTTGCCTTTACATAAGGTTCCTCAACACGCTCGATTTTTTGTGGGTCTGGCATAAAGGATGGGTTATCTACTTTAATATCAGTGCCATCTGTCATATGAACATTGTAAATTACAGAAGGTGCTGTTGTAATTAAATCAATATTAAATTCACGCTCAATACGCTCCTGAATAATTTCCATATGGAGTAATCCTAAGAAACCGCAGCGGAAACCAAAGCCAAGTGCTTGAGATGTCTCTGGCTCATATTGTAGAGCAGAGTCATTTAGCTCTAGTTTTTCTAACGCTTCACGTAAATCATTGTATTTAGCTGTATCAATTGGGTATAAACCACAATAAACCATTGGGTTCAAGCGACGATAACCTGCTAATGGCTCGGCTGCTGGACGATTTGCATAGGTTACAGTATCACCTACGCGTGTGTCACCTACGTTTTTAATAGATGCTGTTAAATAACCTACATCACCAACTGTTAATTCAGCCTGTGGCACAACCTTTGGTGTATGTACCCCAACTTCAATAACCTCGAATTCCGCACCTGTTGCCATCATACGAATTTTATCGCCAGGCTTGACAGTCCCGTTGATCACACGAATCGAAATGATAACACCTTTATAGGCATCGTACACAGAGTCAAAAATTAAAGCTTGTAGTGGAGCATCAGGATCACCCGTTGGTGCTGGTACCTTTTCCACGATTTGCTCTAAAATATCCTCAATACCAATACCTGCTTTCGCAGAAGCTAGTACCGCTTCAGACGCATCCAGCCCGATGACATCCTCTACTTCTTGACGCACACGCTCAGGATCAGCGGCAGGTAAGTCAATTTTATTAATAACAGGTAAAATTTCTAAATCATTATCAAGTGCTAAGTAAACATTTGCTAGTGTTTGCGCTTCAATACCTTGTGCGGCGTCCACAACTAAAATGGCACCCTCACAAGCAGCTAAACTACGGGATACTTCATATGTGAAATCGACGTGTCCTGGTGTGTCGATTAAATGGAATGTATACACTTCGCCGTCTTTTGCTTCGTACTTTAATTGAACTGCATTTAATTTAATCGTTATCCCTCGCTCACGCTCTAAATCCATTGAGTCGAGGAGCTGTGCTTTCATTTCACGGGAAGTTAAAGATTTTGTTTGCTCTAAAATACGGTCAGCAAGCGTTGATTTCCCATGGTCAATATGTGCAATAATAGAGAAATTTCGTATATTCTCTTGTCGTTTTAAACGTGCATCTCGGTTCATCTTTTCCACTCCTAATTAAACTATAATGAATTATACTATGAACATAACGCAAAGTACAACAGCAACTAGACTAGAAAGCCTATAATATCAATACTTTCAGTGTTTAATGCTGTTTTTAGATTTTACAGTATTAAGTATATAAATGCAGAGAAATTAAGGGCGCATTTGTCCAAATTCAACTTTAGACCATATATTTGCACAGAAAAAGTCAGTCAACAGACAAAGCTGTGTAGACTGACTTTTTTCATTAATTTTTCTTGTTTAAGGATTGTTGAATCAGGTTTGTTAAAACTTCTACCCCTTTTTTCTCTAAATGAACGCCATCTGGGGCGAAGTATTCTGGATGATTGAGTGCTGCAGCATGCCAGTCAATGAGTGTAATATGTTCATTCTCCTGGGCTTTTTGCTGTAATGCTTCATTCACTTTTGCCTCCCATGAACGGGGCACACGTGTATTCACTAAATAAATATCAGCATTTGAAAAAGCGGCAAGGAGTGTGTCCATTTGGTCATTTGTAAAATAACCATTTGTCCCCAATTGAAGAATGACTGCATGATTGGGTTGATTAAAACTTGCATAATTTGGTGCTAGTTTGACAGCTTGTGAAACTTGACGACCTATTTTTCCATCGATTGTAATAGTTGGGTAAATAGTATGTAAGCTCGGGCCAATATCAATCATAAGTGAATCACCAATCGCTATTATTCCACGATAAAACTCATCCCGTTCAGGCACTTTATTTACATCATTTTCTTCTTGCTTTGGTGTTTCTATCTGCTGAACATCCTCCACTTTCTCTTCCTTGGAAGGTTCGTTAGTTGGTAGCTCTGATTGCTGGTCATGCTTGTTTAAATTAGTTGTAGGTTCATCACCATTAATTTTGATGTTTGTTGGATATGAACTCGAAGTGCTTTGCTGACCTTCCCCTACTACTCCTGTCATTCCTGTGAAAAACATAAGAAGGAAAAGTGGAGCCATTACCGTTGAAATTTTTCGTGAGAATGAAAGGCTTCCCCATTTATTTTTGTTAAAGACAAAGTATTTCCCATAATAGGCTCGGAATCCTTCTTTACGGATAGGCATTTCAATGAAGCGATAGGATAGCTCTGCTATCATAACAATAAGTATGATTTGAAGTGCAACCCGCCAATAAGATGGGTTGCCAATTTCATGAATAGGTGTACCTAGTACCATGACAGGATAATGCCATAGATATATGCCGTAGGATCGAGAGCCAATCCAACAAAGCGGCCTCCATGCTAGTAGTTTTCCTAAAATGCTGACGGGGTGACAGATACATGCAATCAAAACTGCTGCATTTAAGCAAAATAAGAACATGCCACCTCTATAAAGGAAGGGTTGATATTCATCTACATAAACAATACTAACTAGAAAAATCATAAGCGTAATGAAACTCAAACTATTTAGCTTCTTCACATGGTTTGTTGATAATTTTTGTGCAGATAGCCTTTTCATTGGCCAAACAAGAGCTAGCCAACAGCCAATTAATAGTTCAAAACAGCGTGTGTCCGTTCCATAATAGACACGGCTTGGATCTGCACCTGGCTCATAAAGAATCGCCATTACTAGAGCTGAACAAACCGCTCCGATAAAGACAACTTTAGCCAGTTTACTTTGTTTTTGAAAAATATAAAGGCCAATCATTAAGAGCAAGGGCCAAATCAGATAAAATTGTTCTTCAATAGCTAGCGACCATAAATTTTTTAAAGGTGACGGGGAGCCAAAACTATCAAAATAAGAAAGTTTATGAAAAATGAACCACCAATTACTTGAATAAAAAATAGAGGACAACGCATCTCCACGTAATGTATGAAGAAGTTCTTTATGAAAGAGCGTTGCCCAGACAAATGATATAACAATCATCACGTAGGCCGCTGGTAGTAACCGCCTAAATCGTCCAATCCAAAATTTCTTTAGACTGACTGTTAATTGATTGCCCTTTACAGGCAAAATGGTAGAGGTGATTAAATAGCCTGATAATACAAAAAAGATATCTACTCCTAAAAAGCCACCTCTAGCCCAATTGAAGTTAAAATGATAAGCAATAACTGCTAATACGGCTAATGCTCGAATCCCGTCTAGTCCAGGAATATAACGATGATTTAATGACTTGCCTGACATACTATTCCTTCCTTCAATAATCTATCAATTTCCTTTTGCATAATGGCCTTATAGCTACTATATCAAGATAAAACCTGTTATCCCTTAATAGCACCTGTGATTTGAACATCATCTCCTCTTTATACTTTTTCATTTGTGCACTTATATGTTTGACGTTTGAAATACGATAAAAGTTTTAGAGAAAAATGAAACGTGATCACTCTTTGTCTTTTTAAAATTCATATGTATGTTTGCTATTGTCTTAAAAGGCATTCCCAAAAATGGTAGATGCTTCAAAAGCACATTTTGCCTTACTTGCATATGCCTTCATTAACGTTTTATCATGAAAATCGAAAGCCAACTTGAAAATTATAAGACAAGAATGAAGCAATGGAAAGACAAATAATTAGATTTTGTTCTGGAAATTTTTATGCTAGAATAGCAAAAAAGTGAGCCTGTAACAGACTCACTTTTTTCATCCTTGTTCTATTGTTTTGAATCATTTACAAATGCTTTTGATATGGCCTTGCCAATTACAGCAATCGTACGATTAACCTCTTCCTCCGTATTGCCAATTCCACCAACCTCAACAATCATCATTTGCTTTGCCAAATCCTGATTATATCGCCCATCAACACCATCACCACTTTTGGAAATAACACCTTTTGATATTTTTGGAACGATGGCATTTAATGTGGAGGATAAACTTTCTGCATACGCTGTATTCCAGCGGTAATTTGCATGCTCTGCACCAACCACAATAGCAATTTTTGCATAGTTTTCCCCATTATATGAGATCGTTGTAAGATCATGTTTTAATGAGTCACGATGTAAATCTAGTATTAAATCATAATTATTTGTTTCTAAATGCTTACTTAAATAAGGTCTCATGACATTATAGGATTCATGATATCCCTTACCCTCAGCTTGTAATTTCTTCATAATATCTACATCGAGGATATTTGTCTTCAAGCCATTTACATTAAAATGATTCACAATCTTATCCTTTAGACTCATAATATTGACTGTTTCATGAGAAGTCGCTACCTTACCACTCACAGCTTTCACCATTGGTTCGTATGCTTCATGTGAATGAGTAAATAACACTAACACTTTAAATGGGTCCGGGTCTAGGGCTTGATCTGGTTCAGGCTCTTTCGTTTGTTCCAGTACACTTTGTTCAGCTAAATTGGTAGCGGCAAACACGACTTGCTTATCTTCTGATTGTTTAATCGGAGTCGATGCTTGCTTGTTGAACGGAAGTTGCCCAGCAATGACAGGTAATACGAAAAAGAACAATAATATACCAAATGACCATTGTAGTTTTTTTAGCAAAGTCACACCCTCCTCCCCATATCGTATGGAGAGGGGGTGTCATTTAGAACGAAAATAATTTTCTTGTTTTACGCATAAATCTGAGTGTTTTAGAAGGTCTATCAAGAACATTTTTTTAGCCTTTATTATAAATCACTTGCCCAGTTCATTAGCATGGAAGCCACTAGTTTTGCATAGCGATCAATCCAATAGTCTGCTTCCTTTGGTGTAACCATCAATTGTGTATGTGAGCCAGCGAAGGTTTCTTCAAACAGCTGCTGACGTTCCTCCTTCGTCCATGTCGCCCATTCTCCAAAAATAGGTTGTACTAACGTCATATCAAGCTCTTTATTGATATCGGGTTGCCAAGAGGACAATGAGAGCTTCGATGATGGTTTACTGCGCTCAGCTACACGAGCAGCTATCGAGCGAAGCATCGTTTCTACCGCATCAGCAATTAATACAGGTGCATCTACTACTGTTGGGATACCAATTGCCGTTACAGGAATCCCTAGCATCTCATAGGAAATTTCTTGCCGTTGATTGCCTACACCTGAGCCAGGATGGATGCCCGTATCTGTTAATTGAATTGTTTTACAAAGACGATTACTCGCCCTTGTAGCAAGCGCATCAACCACAATAATTAATTTTGGTTGTAGACGCTCAGCAATCGCAGCCACAAACTCCCCTGTTTCATAGCCCGTTTGCCCTGTAACACCTGGCGCATACATGACAAACTTTTCATCTATCACATCTAAGCTATGCAGATGATCAATTAAATAAGGACCTATGGCATCAGGTGTAATGGTACGATTGCCCAAACCAACAATTAAAATTTTATCATCTTCTTGCCAAGAAAGTGATTCATGCATGTTTTTAAAATTCACAAGTAATTCTTGCTCAAGCTGTGCAAAGCCATCTTGGTCTTCTAATGTCAGTGTTGGGACAGAAAGTGTAATATACTGCCCTTCTTTTTTGCCAATTTGCTTTTCACCCTCAGCATCTACAAGGACATCTGTAATTTTCACTCGACCAGCATTCCGATCTTCTATTTGAACGCCACTCGATTGTTCTAGCTTTTCTTTTTGTTCTTTGGTCTGATGGACAACTACCTCTTCAGATTCATCGATTAAATCTGTTCGTTGCCAATTAAAATTTTGCATACAGTTCACCTCAAGCTGTAGTTTGTTCAAACTGTCAAGTAAATATTCTTTGCATTTATCTATTGCAATTTGGTCAAGCGTTTGTTAAAATGATTTTTGTTGTATTAACACAAGAAATCAATGAGAAGATATCATCTCGTACCTAATTTAGGAGGTGAAATATATGCCAAACATTAAATCTGCGATTAAACGCGTAAAAGTTAACGAAAAAGCAAACATTGCTAATTCTCAAGCTAAATCTGCAATGCGTACTACAGTGAAAAAAGCTGAAAACGCTGTTGTTGCAAACGCTGAAAACAAACAAGAACTTTTACAAGCAGCTTTCAAATCATTAGATAAAGCAGCTTCAAAAGGACTTATCCACAAAAACGCGGCGGCTCGTAAAAAGTCTCGCCTTGCTAAAAAAGCGTAATTGTTTAAAGGATCAGATACTCTATTAGGAGTAGCTGATCTTTTTCATTTTGATAGATAACACAAAAGCTGCCCTTTATTGGACAGCTTTTTATGTTACAGTTGACGTAATAGAAATAATTCTAAATGTCTCTCTCGATTACCACCAGTCGATTTCAGCTGTAAATCAACCTCAGCTAGTTGATATAATGCTCTCAATAAACTTTCTTCTGATGGGCGATGATGCTGCTCAGTCATGAGTTTGACACGATACGGGTGAATTTTTAAATTTTTGGCGATTTGTTGTGGATGATATCCTTTCTTCAACAAATAAAAAACATTGGACATGGTACGAACATTGGATGCAAGCAAGCCAACTAACATAATAGGCTCTTGTTTTTGTCGTAATAAATCATGATAAATGGACAAAGCGCTGACCGAATCATTAGCCAAATAAGCATTGAGCATTTTAAATGCATCTTGCTCCAATGTTTTTGCTACTAGATCCTCCACTAACGAAGCTGTAATTTCTCCACCCTCACCTAAATAGAGGGTAAGCTTGTCAATTTCCATCTGCAATTGCAGCATGTTGGCGCCCACCATCGTTACAAGCAGCTCAATAGCCTCTTGTGTGATGCTGTTGCCCTGTGCCTTGACAACGCCTTGAATCCATACGGCTAAATCCTGCTCTTTTGGGGTTTCGGCTTGTACAAGTAATGCATGCTCTTTGAGCATTTTGGTCACTTTTTTACGTTCATCTAATTTTTCATAAGGGGCAATAAAAACCGTTACGGAGAAATCAGATGGATTCGATAACCACGTTTCCAAACGTTTTACATCATGATCGATTTTTTCTTTCCCTTTCTCAGTTGCTTTTAAAAACGAAGCGTTTTTAGCAATAATAAGCTTACGT
Encoded proteins:
- a CDS encoding acyltransferase family protein; translated protein: MSGKSLNHRYIPGLDGIRALAVLAVIAYHFNFNWARGGFLGVDIFFVLSGYLITSTILPVKGNQLTVSLKKFWIGRFRRLLPAAYVMIVISFVWATLFHKELLHTLRGDALSSIFYSSNWWFIFHKLSYFDSFGSPSPLKNLWSLAIEEQFYLIWPLLLMIGLYIFQKQSKLAKVVFIGAVCSALVMAILYEPGADPSRVYYGTDTRCFELLIGCWLALVWPMKRLSAQKLSTNHVKKLNSLSFITLMIFLVSIVYVDEYQPFLYRGGMFLFCLNAAVLIACICHPVSILGKLLAWRPLCWIGSRSYGIYLWHYPVMVLGTPIHEIGNPSYWRVALQIILIVMIAELSYRFIEMPIRKEGFRAYYGKYFVFNKNKWGSLSFSRKISTVMAPLFLLMFFTGMTGVVGEGQQSTSSSYPTNIKINGDEPTTNLNKHDQQSELPTNEPSKEEKVEDVQQIETPKQEENDVNKVPERDEFYRGIIAIGDSLMIDIGPSLHTIYPTITIDGKIGRQVSQAVKLAPNYASFNQPNHAVILQLGTNGYFTNDQMDTLLAAFSNADIYLVNTRVPRSWEAKVNEALQQKAQENEHITLIDWHAAALNHPEYFAPDGVHLEKKGVEVLTNLIQQSLNKKN
- the spoIIP gene encoding stage II sporulation protein P → MTLLKKLQWSFGILLFFFVLPVIAGQLPFNKQASTPIKQSEDKQVVFAATNLAEQSVLEQTKEPEPDQALDPDPFKVLVLFTHSHEAYEPMVKAVSGKVATSHETVNIMSLKDKIVNHFNVNGLKTNILDVDIMKKLQAEGKGYHESYNVMRPYLSKHLETNNYDLILDLHRDSLKHDLTTISYNGENYAKIAIVVGAEHANYRWNTAYAESLSSTLNAIVPKISKGVISKSGDGVDGRYNQDLAKQMMIVEVGGIGNTEEEVNRTIAVIGKAISKAFVNDSKQ
- the gpr gene encoding GPR endopeptidase, whose amino-acid sequence is MQNFNWQRTDLIDESEEVVVHQTKEQKEKLEQSSGVQIEDRNAGRVKITDVLVDAEGEKQIGKKEGQYITLSVPTLTLEDQDGFAQLEQELLVNFKNMHESLSWQEDDKILIVGLGNRTITPDAIGPYLIDHLHSLDVIDEKFVMYAPGVTGQTGYETGEFVAAIAERLQPKLIIVVDALATRASNRLCKTIQLTDTGIHPGSGVGNQRQEISYEMLGIPVTAIGIPTVVDAPVLIADAVETMLRSIAARVAERSKPSSKLSLSSWQPDINKELDMTLVQPIFGEWATWTKEERQQLFEETFAGSHTQLMVTPKEADYWIDRYAKLVASMLMNWASDL
- the rpsT gene encoding 30S ribosomal protein S20, producing the protein MPNIKSAIKRVKVNEKANIANSQAKSAMRTTVKKAENAVVANAENKQELLQAAFKSLDKAASKGLIHKNAAARKKSRLAKKA
- the holA gene encoding DNA polymerase III subunit delta, coding for MISKVWNTIKKGELAPVYLLVGEESYFIDETIKRLKEAMGSEEELEMTAFDLEEVPVDVVMDEADTIPFFSERKLIIAKNASFLKATEKGKEKIDHDVKRLETWLSNPSDFSVTVFIAPYEKLDERKKVTKMLKEHALLVQAETPKEQDLAVWIQGVVKAQGNSITQEAIELLVTMVGANMLQLQMEIDKLTLYLGEGGEITASLVEDLVAKTLEQDAFKMLNAYLANDSVSALSIYHDLLRQKQEPIMLVGLLASNVRTMSNVFYLLKKGYHPQQIAKNLKIHPYRVKLMTEQHHRPSEESLLRALYQLAEVDLQLKSTGGNRERHLELFLLRQL